A region from the Aegilops tauschii subsp. strangulata cultivar AL8/78 chromosome 5, Aet v6.0, whole genome shotgun sequence genome encodes:
- the LOC109760595 gene encoding leucine aminopeptidase — translation MAPVDPHSYTDGAHPVTAHAALAFYLDFAASTIHASALVTLSAPHTGDLLLDTRALAVHSAATAPAPDAAPSPIPFSLAADADPVLGTALTLALPPDTASFLLTFSTSPAASALQWLAPPQTASGLPFVFSQCQSIHARSVFPCHDTPAARITYSLLLNVPAQLSAVAAARHVARRDPVPSDHRGACDDALWCAPGRIVEEFEMAQCVPPYLFAFAAGGIGSRDLGPRTRVYAEGGDTLLDDAAREFAGVEDMVKVGESLFGPYEWERFDLLVLPPSFPYGGMENPRMVFLTPTVIKGDAAGAQVVAHELAHSWTGNLITNKTNEDFWLNEGFTTYAERRIVEVVQGEERAALNSGIGWRGLNRMMERFKDNMEFTKLKPKMAGIDPDDVYSEVPYEKGFQFLWRIERQIGRPAFDEFLKKYIANFKFQSIDTETFLEFLKANVPGIENQVDLHEWINGTGLPPDAMEPESATYKKICVLAAEFKSGKIPSEEEVADWSGQEWELYLENLPTDVEASQVTALDERYKLSESRDYEVKVAFLQLAIPTGCRCYFNEVEKCLKQVGRMKYLRPLYSSLARCSGEEEKMLAKRIFSEAQEFYHPIARGVAESILLKHG, via the exons ATGGCGCCGGTGGATCCGCACTCCTACACCGACGGCGCGCACCCGGTGACCGCCCACGCCGCGCTCGCCTTCTACCTCGACTTCGCCGCCTCCACCATCCACGCCTCCGCGCTCGTCACCCTCTCGGCGCCGCACACCGGGGACCTGCTCCTCGACACGCGCGCCCTCGCCGTCcactccgccgccaccgcccccgcccccgacgcggccccctcccccatccccttctccctcgccgccgacgccgaCCCGGTCCTGGGCACCGCGCTCACGCTCGCCCTGCCCCCCGAcaccgcctccttcctcctcacCTTCTCCACCTCCCCGGCCGCCTCCGCGCTGCAGTGGCTCGCCCCGCCGCAGACCGCCTCGGGCCTCCCCTTCGTCTTCTCCCAGTGCCAGTCCATCCACGCCCGCTCCGTCTTCCCCTGCCACGACACCCCCGCCGCGCGCATCACCTACTCGCTCCTCCTCAACGTCCCCGCGCAGctctccgccgtcgccgccgcgcgcCACGTCGCGCGCCGCGACCCCGTCCCCTCCGACCACCGCGGCGCCTGCGACGACGCGCTATGGTGCGCGCCCGGCCGCATCGTCGAGGAGTTCGAGATGGCGCAGTGCGTGCCGCCCTACCTCTTCGCCTTCGCCGCCGGCGGGATCGGCTCCCGGGACCTCGGCCCGAGGACGCGGGTCTACGCCGAGGGCGGGGACACGCTCCTCGACGACGCCGCCCGGGAGTTCGCCGGGGTCGAGGACATGGTCAAGGTCGGGGAGTCGCTCTTTGGGCCCTATGAGTGGGAGAGGTTCGATCTGCTGGTGCTGCCGCCCAGTTTCCCCTACGGCGGCATGGAGAACCCCAGGATGGTGTTCCTCACGCCCACGGTCATCAAAGGGGACGCCGCAGGGGCGCAGGTGGTGGCCCATGAGCTCGCGCATAGTTGGACTGGAAACCTCATCACCAACAAAACCAACGAGGACTTCTGGCTAAATGAG GGTTTCACAACATATGCTGAGAGGAGGATTGTCGAGGTGGTTCAAGGTGAGGAGCGGGCGGCCTTAAACAGCGGAATTGGATGGAGAGGGTTGAACAGAATGATGGAGAGGTTTAAGGATAACATGGAGTTTACCAAACTGAAGCCGAAGATGGCTGGGATTGATCCTGATGATGTTTACTCAGAAGTGCCCTATGAGAAAGGCTTCCAGTTCCTTTGGCGCATCGAACGCCAG ATTGGCCGACCTGCATTCGATGAATTCCTCAAGAAGTATATTGCCAACTTCAAGTTCCAATCGATAGATACAGAGACATTTCTTGAATTCCTGAAAGCCAATGTACCTGGGATTGAAAATCAAGTTGACCTTCATGAGTGGATCAATGGTACTGGTCTCCCTCCGGATGCCATGGAGCCAGAATCAGCTACCTATAAGAAGATTTGTGTCTTAGCTGCAGAGTTTAAGTCTGGAAAAATTCCAAGTGAAGAGGAGGTGGCAGACTGGAGTGGACAAGAATGGGAGCTTTACTTGGAAAATTTACCCACAGATGTTGAAGCATCACAG GTTACTGCTCTTGATGAACGGTACAAGCTGTCAGAAAGCCGCGACTACGAGGTCAAAGTCGCATTCCTCCAGCTAGCGATCCCCACGGGCTGCAGGTGTTACTTCAACGAGGTGGAGAAATGCTTGAAGCAGGTGGGGAGGATGAAGTACCTGCGCCCGCTCTACAGCTCGCTGGCTCGGTGCTCAGGGGAGGAAGAGAAGATGCTGGCCAAGAGGATCTTCTCGGAGGCCCAAGAGTTCTACCACCCGATAGCCCGCGGCGTCGCGGAGAGCATCCTTTTGAAGCATGGCTAG